Proteins from a genomic interval of Sphingobacterium lactis:
- a CDS encoding HupE/UreJ family protein: protein MMSDFSIYFQLGWQHILDLNGYDHILFVLVLCCSYTLKDWKRILWLVTAFTVGHSITLALAAFQIVRVDMSWVEFLIPVTILATALYNLPKRRKQRNAAVLYGMTLFFGLIHGLGFSNYLQSLLGQEASIVLPLLSFNLGLEFGQLIIVFFLILLSELMLKIFSVSNRDWSFFLSSAVIGISFIMALERIPL, encoded by the coding sequence ATGATGAGCGATTTTTCGATCTACTTTCAGCTCGGGTGGCAGCATATTCTAGATTTGAATGGCTATGACCATATTTTATTTGTTTTGGTTTTATGCTGTAGTTATACCTTAAAAGATTGGAAACGGATTTTGTGGCTGGTAACGGCGTTTACCGTTGGTCATTCCATCACCTTGGCATTGGCAGCATTCCAGATTGTCCGTGTGGATATGTCCTGGGTGGAGTTCCTGATTCCGGTGACCATCCTGGCAACGGCGCTTTACAACCTGCCCAAGCGGCGGAAGCAACGTAATGCAGCCGTATTGTATGGCATGACCCTGTTTTTCGGCCTGATCCACGGACTGGGTTTCTCCAATTACCTGCAATCGCTTTTGGGGCAGGAAGCCTCCATTGTTTTACCTTTACTTTCCTTTAATCTCGGACTGGAGTTTGGCCAACTCATCATTGTCTTTTTCTTGATCCTGCTCTCCGAACTGATGCTCAAAATATTCTCCGTTTCCAACCGGGATTGGAGCTTCTTTTTGTCATCCGCTGTGATTGGGATTTCCTTTATTATGGCTTTAGAACGTATACCTTTATGA
- a CDS encoding GNAT family N-acetyltransferase, with the protein MNRKIPIDKDLSLKAVVASDAIKMYKIIDSQRKYLGEWLPFVQFTNKLDDSKGFIEIAIKHREMKRDYVYKICYKDKMIGLIGTKEIDYLNRNTEIGYWLSEEHQGKGFMTKSVHALIQALFSEVKLERIQICCAVGNEKSIAIPNRLGFKQEGIKRNGEWAGNLQFRDLIVFSLLRSDQQGTT; encoded by the coding sequence ATGAACAGAAAAATCCCCATTGACAAAGATCTCTCCCTAAAGGCTGTCGTGGCAAGTGATGCCATCAAGATGTACAAGATTATTGATAGCCAAAGGAAGTATCTTGGCGAGTGGCTGCCATTTGTTCAATTCACCAATAAACTTGACGACAGCAAGGGTTTCATTGAAATCGCCATCAAGCACCGCGAAATGAAGCGCGATTATGTGTATAAGATCTGTTATAAGGACAAAATGATCGGTTTGATCGGTACAAAGGAAATTGACTACCTCAACCGAAATACCGAGATTGGCTATTGGCTATCCGAAGAGCACCAAGGAAAGGGATTTATGACAAAATCGGTCCATGCCCTAATCCAGGCATTATTTTCCGAAGTAAAATTGGAGCGTATCCAGATTTGCTGTGCTGTAGGCAATGAGAAGAGCATTGCCATCCCCAACCGGCTGGGCTTCAAACAGGAAGGTATCAAACGAAACGGCGAATGGGCCGGCAACCTGCAATTCAGGGACCTTATCGTCTTCAGCCTCTTGCGATCCGATCAACAGGGAACAACATAA
- a CDS encoding DUF6702 family protein: MNIRKTAFCLTVLGLLLSIAAWAHPFYVSITSIDYTVEKKQIEVSCRIFQDDLEKAIKNQLKVGVDVIKPKDREATNRAIATYIKQNFRITANGKPKDLTFLGYEIDNDVAWCYFKAPQEENIKELKVINQLLYQDFKTQANILHVTVNKKRKSTKLDNPKRSAEFVF, encoded by the coding sequence ATGAACATCCGAAAAACTGCATTCTGTTTAACCGTTTTGGGACTCCTGCTCTCCATAGCCGCATGGGCACACCCCTTTTATGTGAGCATTACGTCCATTGATTATACCGTAGAAAAGAAACAGATCGAAGTTTCCTGCCGAATTTTTCAGGATGATCTGGAGAAGGCAATCAAAAATCAATTGAAGGTGGGTGTGGATGTCATCAAACCAAAAGATCGTGAAGCAACCAACCGAGCTATTGCTACCTACATTAAACAGAACTTCAGGATTACGGCCAACGGAAAGCCAAAGGACTTGACGTTTTTAGGATACGAGATCGACAATGATGTAGCATGGTGCTATTTCAAGGCGCCGCAGGAGGAAAACATCAAGGAATTGAAGGTTATCAACCAGTTGCTGTACCAGGATTTCAAAACGCAAGCGAACATTCTACACGTTACGGTGAACAAAAAACGAAAGAGCACCAAACTAGACAATCCGAAGCGATCAGCTGAATTTGTTTTCTAG
- a CDS encoding M1 family metallopeptidase: MKKYSHLIKSFGTGLLMATVAITHAQNNPGSNHGNKFEQLGSLLSDPNIFRTASGAPGSMYWQQKADYVIDVEIDEVNQVLKGSETITYTNNSPDPLQYLWVQLDENEHADNAESKKFDQSKLREKMSLEQLKAMVPEKKGYGVNIHKVTDGSGKALDYTINYTMMRIDLPVSLKPGAKMTLKIDWDYKITDRMVENGRGGYEHFAKDDNYLYTITQWFPRMAVYSDFQGWQNKQFTGRGEFALVFGDYKVNITVPADHIVGATGECQNYGQVLNATQLSRWKQAQTAKEPIEIVTLDDAKKAMGQKSSAKKTWVYSAKNVRDFAFVSSRRLVWDAMKVNEGIEGNQPMAMSYYGPEAYPLYRRYSTKVVAHTLKTYSKFSIPYPYPVAISVEAANGMEYPMICFNYGRADEDGTYSEAVKYGMIGVIIHEVGHNFFPMIVNSDERQWTWMDEGLNTFLQFLTEQEWDKDFPSRRGPAHRIVDYMQLPKDQLEPIMTNSENIVQFGPNAYAKPATALNILRETIMGRELFDYAFKEYARRWEFKHPTPADFFRTMEDASAVDLDWFWRGWFFGTDPVEISLEHVTQYRMSGSDPKKTQAERKAAFDKDLNTITRQRNLEENMAFLVDKDTSLLDFYNKWDRFAVRPADEASYQQFYNGLSEKEKDIFNGKTSFYELNFKNNGGLVMPLIIQWTFTDGSTEIDRIPAYIWRMDEHEVTKVFAKTKQVASIQLDPFRETADIDEGNNSWPRSAQPSRFEIFQNNGRAARGQSTEGNPMKAAKQQQR; encoded by the coding sequence ATGAAAAAATATAGTCACCTGATCAAATCCTTTGGTACCGGCCTGTTGATGGCAACGGTAGCCATTACCCATGCGCAGAACAATCCAGGTTCCAACCACGGTAATAAATTTGAACAACTGGGGAGTTTGCTCTCGGATCCCAATATTTTCCGTACCGCCTCCGGCGCGCCTGGATCCATGTATTGGCAACAGAAGGCCGATTATGTCATTGATGTTGAAATCGATGAGGTCAACCAGGTGTTGAAGGGATCGGAAACCATTACCTATACCAACAATTCTCCGGACCCACTGCAGTACCTCTGGGTGCAACTGGATGAAAATGAGCATGCCGACAATGCCGAAAGCAAGAAATTTGACCAGAGTAAGCTCCGCGAGAAGATGTCCCTGGAACAGTTGAAAGCGATGGTGCCGGAAAAGAAAGGTTATGGCGTCAATATCCATAAGGTTACTGATGGCAGTGGGAAAGCATTGGATTATACCATCAATTATACGATGATGCGCATCGATCTACCGGTCTCGTTGAAGCCGGGAGCAAAGATGACTTTAAAGATTGACTGGGATTACAAGATAACGGATCGCATGGTGGAGAATGGCCGTGGTGGCTATGAGCACTTTGCAAAGGATGATAATTATCTTTACACCATTACCCAATGGTTCCCGCGTATGGCCGTGTACTCCGATTTCCAGGGGTGGCAGAATAAGCAGTTCACCGGAAGGGGAGAGTTTGCTTTGGTATTCGGCGATTATAAAGTGAATATTACGGTCCCTGCCGACCACATTGTCGGAGCGACCGGTGAATGCCAGAATTATGGGCAGGTACTGAATGCAACGCAGTTATCGCGATGGAAACAGGCCCAAACCGCTAAAGAACCAATAGAAATCGTGACCTTGGACGATGCCAAGAAGGCCATGGGGCAGAAGTCTTCGGCCAAGAAAACGTGGGTGTATAGCGCCAAGAATGTACGTGATTTTGCATTTGTCAGCTCCCGCAGATTGGTTTGGGATGCCATGAAGGTCAATGAAGGCATCGAGGGGAATCAACCCATGGCGATGTCCTATTACGGTCCGGAAGCCTATCCGCTCTATCGTCGATATTCCACCAAGGTGGTCGCTCATACGTTGAAAACCTATTCCAAGTTCTCGATTCCCTATCCCTATCCAGTGGCAATCTCCGTGGAGGCCGCAAATGGCATGGAATACCCGATGATCTGTTTCAATTACGGACGTGCAGATGAAGATGGAACCTATTCGGAAGCTGTGAAATATGGGATGATCGGTGTGATCATTCATGAAGTAGGGCATAATTTCTTCCCAATGATCGTGAACTCCGATGAGCGGCAATGGACGTGGATGGATGAGGGACTCAATACCTTCCTGCAATTCCTGACGGAACAGGAATGGGACAAGGACTTCCCTTCGCGAAGAGGCCCAGCACACCGGATCGTTGATTATATGCAATTGCCCAAAGATCAACTGGAACCGATCATGACCAACTCGGAGAATATCGTGCAGTTCGGACCTAATGCATACGCCAAACCGGCCACCGCATTGAATATCCTGCGGGAAACCATAATGGGAAGGGAGCTCTTCGATTATGCATTCAAGGAATATGCACGGCGATGGGAATTCAAGCACCCGACACCTGCGGATTTCTTCCGAACCATGGAGGATGCCTCGGCCGTGGATCTGGATTGGTTCTGGCGCGGTTGGTTCTTCGGAACGGACCCGGTGGAAATCTCTCTGGAGCATGTAACGCAATACCGCATGAGTGGATCTGACCCGAAGAAAACGCAGGCTGAACGCAAGGCCGCTTTTGATAAAGACCTGAACACGATCACGCGTCAGCGAAACCTGGAGGAGAATATGGCTTTCCTCGTGGATAAAGATACCTCCTTGCTGGATTTCTACAATAAATGGGATCGTTTTGCGGTTCGGCCTGCCGATGAAGCAAGCTACCAGCAATTCTATAATGGGCTTTCGGAAAAAGAAAAGGATATTTTTAATGGCAAAACATCCTTCTATGAACTGAATTTTAAGAACAATGGCGGATTGGTGATGCCATTGATTATTCAATGGACCTTTACGGATGGCAGCACGGAAATCGATCGAATTCCGGCCTATATCTGGCGAATGGATGAGCATGAAGTAACCAAAGTCTTCGCGAAGACCAAGCAGGTCGCCTCCATTCAGTTGGATCCGTTCCGGGAAACTGCCGATATTGATGAGGGCAATAACTCCTGGCCACGGTCAGCACAGCCATCCCGATTTGAGATCTTTCAGAACAATGGCCGTGCAGCACGAGGGCAATCGACGGAAGGTAACCCCATGAAAGCAGCCAAACAACAGCAGCGATAA
- a CDS encoding TetR/AcrR family transcriptional regulator → MKEGKSASPKTRKVTSGPLREKERTMNRIVNAVGKVLKKKGYPGLTIANIALEAKVDRKLIYTYFGNLDNLVDLFISKRDYWKTKAKTSIDKLLAQDHISQEEMESLLIGQFNSVMSDATLQRILQWELSQHSESLRRLADEREVVGEQLIQKLEKNITNSDSDIRALLALQTAGLYYLALHANSNGSTFCGLDLHKEEDRERIFQALKRLLKAEIG, encoded by the coding sequence ATGAAGGAAGGAAAATCTGCAAGTCCGAAAACGAGAAAGGTTACTTCCGGTCCCCTTCGCGAAAAGGAACGTACCATGAACCGCATCGTAAATGCGGTGGGGAAAGTCCTGAAGAAAAAAGGATATCCGGGATTGACCATTGCCAATATTGCACTGGAGGCCAAGGTAGATAGAAAACTGATCTACACCTATTTTGGCAATCTGGATAACCTGGTGGACCTCTTCATCAGCAAAAGGGACTATTGGAAAACAAAAGCTAAAACTTCCATCGACAAACTCCTTGCCCAGGACCACATCTCACAAGAGGAAATGGAATCGCTCCTGATCGGCCAGTTCAACTCGGTCATGTCGGATGCTACCCTACAGCGCATTTTGCAATGGGAACTGTCCCAACATTCGGAATCGTTGCGGAGGTTGGCCGATGAACGCGAAGTTGTTGGCGAACAATTGATCCAGAAGCTCGAGAAGAACATCACCAATAGTGACAGCGATATCCGCGCCTTATTGGCACTACAAACTGCTGGGCTTTATTACCTGGCGTTGCACGCCAATTCCAATGGCAGTACGTTCTGTGGTCTGGACCTGCATAAGGAGGAGGATCGGGAACGGATTTTCCAGGCACTGAAACGCCTATTGAAAGCAGAAATTGGATAA
- a CDS encoding AraC family transcriptional regulator, which produces MEALKTKEARYPIEFTAPAFGAGSFYIQEDLRDEFYSHYHRHKEIQISYILKGRGSVVIGNLIQPFFENEIYILKANDPHVFIKEGNPEDKVHVVHVFVAFDKLAPLFNLQELQPMQDFFSTMNSSKKVIQQHAGKIKHIFASLMKEEGMAKLMQVLKIFDFLLAHEQDMISLYSGLPGSNFNDKVGVRINDVLRYSLENYNREITIDEVAKLIHMTPSAFCKYFKKHTMKTYVTFLNEIRIEKACQLLINRSTENISEVAYQCGFNTVVHFNRVFKHILRSSPSEFIHKHSAGMAHVVN; this is translated from the coding sequence ATGGAAGCTTTAAAGACTAAAGAGGCTAGATATCCAATAGAATTTACGGCGCCTGCATTCGGTGCTGGTTCGTTTTACATCCAGGAAGATCTACGTGACGAATTCTATAGCCATTACCATAGACATAAGGAAATACAGATATCCTACATCTTGAAAGGGAGAGGTTCCGTGGTGATCGGAAACTTAATCCAGCCCTTCTTTGAAAATGAAATCTATATACTGAAAGCGAATGACCCGCATGTGTTCATCAAGGAGGGTAATCCAGAGGATAAGGTCCACGTGGTGCATGTCTTTGTTGCATTCGATAAACTGGCCCCGCTTTTCAATTTGCAGGAGCTTCAACCCATGCAGGATTTCTTCAGCACCATGAATTCCAGTAAGAAGGTCATCCAGCAGCACGCCGGAAAGATCAAGCATATTTTCGCTTCCTTGATGAAGGAAGAGGGGATGGCCAAGTTGATGCAGGTATTAAAGATTTTCGATTTCCTATTGGCACATGAGCAGGATATGATATCGCTCTATTCAGGGCTGCCAGGTTCAAATTTCAACGATAAGGTCGGTGTGCGCATCAATGATGTCCTGCGGTATTCACTGGAAAACTACAACCGCGAAATCACCATCGATGAAGTCGCCAAGCTGATCCACATGACCCCTTCCGCATTCTGTAAGTATTTCAAGAAGCACACCATGAAAACGTATGTGACCTTTTTGAATGAAATCCGAATTGAAAAGGCTTGCCAGCTGCTCATCAACCGATCGACGGAAAACATCTCCGAAGTCGCTTATCAATGTGGGTTCAATACGGTTGTGCATTTCAATAGGGTTTTCAAGCATATCCTGCGGAGTTCACCGTCAGAATTCATCCATAAGCATTCAGCGGGGATGGCCCATGTCGTAAATTAA